AAGTGGCATTCTCCTGTGCCTGCCGACTTAGTGGGTCATCTCCATTCACAATTACCAACTTCTTGCTCAATTCTTTGACTCCTGGGGCCCATGGAGGGGGAAAAGAGATTGTCAGACTAAGCCGTAGCGGAGTCTAATCCTCCAGTCTAGTCCAGAGACAGCAAAGCAGGCACTACTTACAAAGGCTGAGGttcctatttaacatatcaaagcagacctggcctccaggttctctcaGCATCCCTTAGTCCCTACTAGTTACCCTTTCAGTGGAGGCTCTTCTCTATATAATCTGGTCATTTTGGTTACCACCCCTTTGGTACTGTTGGCCTCTTGTCTGCTGAACCTggttccttcccctctcccttctcctcacaTGGCTCAGGGTATGACCAGTGGACTTGCCCAAATGTCCCTGCCCTGGCTATGCTCTCCCTCTATCTACAATAAACATTCTCCTCCATCAAACCTAGGtggtcatgttttcttttttttttttcttttttctttttttggagctggggacggaacccagggccttgtgcttgctaggcaagcgctctaccactgagctaaatccccaacccatgttttctttctatttctccccccacccctattTGCTTACCCTCTACCACTTTGATGGGGTGCAGGTCAGAGGGAAGGCGAGGGTTGATATGGAAGATTTTCTGTGCATTCCAGATCATCCGCAGAAGGTTACAAGGGAGGACTACCTGAGGGAAGAGGGATTAAATGGGAGGACTATCCATAAGGATGACAGTTCAACAGCAGGACTCTCCCAGTCTAGCACTTCCTATTTCTATGTACCTTGCTGTCACCAGTTGGGAAGATGACCCTGAGCACTTCCCGATCTTCCCGCATCCGTTCAAATTCCCGTTCTAGCTCGTTCTGTATGTGGGCATTGCTCAGCACATCCTTTACCAGATCCTCCTGAAGAGTCCGCCGCAGGGCCCTCTCATTGGTATAATCAAAACGGAACCTGGGGATGACAAGCGGTGAAATCAGGGGACAAATGGGCTCTGTGCTTTTACCCCCCCTAAGGCATACTGTGAGGTTCCCAAATGTGAACAGACCACTAGGAACAGGGACAGCTAATGGGACCCTAGGCTTGTACCCATTCCTCTATACTTTTTTACTACCACAGGAACAAATAGGGACAGATTTCAATCTGCCTCTACATCCACTTTCTTCCCAGGCAGCAACTATTTCAAATGGGTGGAGAAATGTTGGTGCTAAAAGTAAAGCCTGCTGCAAAATGCCTGAGGTCACCTTTCCAAAGGGAATACTGTATAATTCAGGCAAGGCACTAAGACCAGGGTGTATTTTCCTGCTTTCTTACTTCTTCTCAAAAGCTTTATTAGAAGGCTTAAGTGTAGCCAGATTCTGGAACTCAACGCTCTCGCCTGCTAGGCCGTCCTCTCCATAGCGTAGCTGTACCACCTGGTTGATGGAGTTCCTCACAGTTGCATCATATTTCACCATCACCGACTCCATGGATTTTATCAGCCTTCGCTGAATATACCCTGGGAAAGGGAGTTAATTGAAAGATCTGAGGCAAGAGCACAACAAAGCTCAAAGATGCAGAGACCAAAATTCACCTCAGGGAACCTTTACACCAGAAGCCCTGCTCCCATCTCACAGAGCTCAGAAAAGGCCTCACCAGTCTCAGCAGTCTTAACAGCTGTGTCAATGAGACCTTCTCGTCCTCCCATGGCATGGAAGAAGAACTCAGTGGGAGTGAGGCCAGCCAAGTAGGAGTTTTCTACAAAGCCTCGGCTCTCGGGACCATAATCATCCTTGATAAAGTGAGGAAGAGTCCGATGCTTAAATCCAAATGGGATCCGCTTGCCCTCCACGTTCTGCTGCCCGACAACAGCAATGACCTAAGGGGAAAAAGGCTGCATATCATTTCCGCTTGCATTCAAAGTATGGATTTATGATAGAAATAGTAATGCATGCCCAAAACCTAAAGttggaaagaggaggcagaaagatacTAAGTTCACATGccacctgagctacacagcaaaaccatgtttttttaaaaaagaaaaacaaacaaaacaaggcctTTTGCATGTGAGTGGATCAATGTTGGAATCTTCAAGCCCTAACATTGCAGTGGCAGTGGTGAGAAAATCCCAACTATTTTTCCATCTTTCCTCACACCAAAACATATTCACCATCCTTCTTCCAGACTTTGGAGCAGGCCACCTATCTGGAAAAATGAAGCTTCTTACCTGGGAGATGTTGATCTTGGACCCTTTAGCTCCAGACACCACCATAGACTTGAAGTTGTTATATTCAGAGAGGGATTTCTGTGCAGAGGAGCCAGTTTTGTCTCGAGCATCATTGAGAATGCGATTCACTTGATTCTCAAATGTCTGGCGCAATGTGTTTCCTGGGGTGGGTTCTAGCTCATTGTTATGAGCTTTCTCAATGACCTGGAGACAGAGTTTTCATTGACACATTTGTGTCGCtactccccctttctctctaacCCTTCTATCtattttgctcttgcagagttaAGTTCAAATCCCTAAGAAGCTCTTCTCTACCCAGCTTTCCCTCACCTCTATCACATCCTGTTTAGCTTTCTTAATAGTGTTCTGAATGTCTTGGTAAGTCTTGGAATCTGCAATGGAGTCCCCAATGCCAATGGTATGAcctagggagaaagaaaataacattagcAACAATCATTTTTTGACTCCTAGGCAATTTTGGACGACAGTTTGAACAAATAAAGGATAAATAGTAAGTGAGGAAAAGAAGATTCAGATATGATTTAGAATCGCTGGCTATACTAACCCTCGATGAGAAGCCAGTTGTTAATGACAGTCTGAATGTTGGAGTAGAAGAGGCGGGTGACGTCATGACCCATCTCTAAGTAGGAGATGTGGACCAGAGAGCCTGCTGATGTGCCCAGAGACTTCTTACAAAGGATGCCCATGATAAGCTCCCCATTCTCCACCACCACCTGTTGGCAAACACTCACTCAGATTTTTGTTCTCATTCCCATGTCCCAATCCTGTACATATATACCCAGAAGCCAAGCTTACTTTGGTGTCCCCAGGAGAGATGTGCTTGTAAGGGCCGCTATCTTCATCATCAGGATGGGTGCTGTGAGTACGGATACAATTGATGTGACCAGGTATGATGAGGGAGAAGATTTGCTTGCCTGTCCACAGGGGCCGGGGCTTGAGGATAGCTGGCTGTGGGACCTTCCCATCCCACGTGGACAGGAACATTAAGAGGTTCATCACTTCACCCTGAGAGGTaaacagcaagaaaagaaagtaaaggggGAAGAAGATCAAAGATTGAGTTTCATTATCTCAGGAATATTTGGAAGGCTGCCCTGCCTAACAAGATTTTggaagcaaggggttggggatttagctcagtggtagagcacttgcccagcaagtgcaaggccctgggttaggtccccagctccgaaaaaaagaataaaaaaaaaaaagattttggaaGCAAAAGGATGTCTGAAGTGTCTTTCAAGTTTTAGTTAAACACAAAATATTGTAATAGTAAgatcttatttttctcttaattagaaaataaaaaaaatacaaaagcgatacaataatttaaaaagaacacacttggggattggggatttagctcagtggtagagcgcttgcctagggcgcaaggccctgggttcgggtccccagctcaaaaaaaaagaaaaaaaaaaaaaaaaaaaaaaaaaaaaaagaacacactttctcttctttattttacagaatcataaattaaagaaaaattaaaaattaagaaaaaaattaaagagctacACTGTAGCTCTCCTTCCCTGGCACTTTTACACTCAGACCCTTTTGCCCACCCAAGACCAGCTTCCATTTGGATCACATACCCGCTCCAGGAAGACATCTCTCTTAGTGAATTTGCGGACCGCTGTGAGTGTGTCTTGCACAATACCCATGACAGGTCGATTGCTCTGGGGAGTGACAATCATTCGAGGCACCATGGCCAACTCCTGGATCTCTGCCCGTGtctccagagactgaggcaggtgcaAATTCATCTCATCTCCATCAAAGTCTGCATTGTATGGAGTTGTCACACTGTAGCCAAACAGAGCAAGAAGTCAGAGCTGGGACTAGTCTTCAGtgatataaaatgaaattgcTTGGCCTGTTCCCATCTCAGCCTGATTCCCTCAGGTAGAGAACTAACCTAAGATTCAAGCGAAATGTAGACCAGGGGAGGATGCGGACCCGATGCCCCATCATGGACATTTTGTGCAAAGTTGGCTGACGATTGAAGATAACAATGTCCCCATCACACATGTGCCGTTCCACCTAGAAAGGTGAGGTACAGAGAAGGGCTCAGTGCAGGAGGCACACTAAGAATGAGATGACAGTGGGCCCAGTCTCTTGTAGACTGGAGATGATACTGCGATGCTTTTCCCCTGCTATTTCACCTTCAAACATCCTCTTTGCATGGCCCTGGTCCAACATAAGGTTACTAAGAATAAAATGTAACCAGACATCCATGAAGCTCTCTCTCCTGCCAAATACATGTTGACATGGGCTGCTGTAACCTCACTTTGACATCAGAGGCTGGCAGCACAACTGGTTCAGCAGAACCCTTTAAAACAAAAGGCACCCGCTATCATAGTGGCACACACCAGCACAAAGAAACTAAGGTAAGAGGAACATGAATTTGAAGTCCACTATTTCTAGGCTAACCTGGGATATATGATGAAAACGTGTCTCAGACAAAACCCACAACACTGACTGCCACCTCCCCCAAAATAACCAACCACTCAACAAGCTTACAATTAGGCCAGTCCTTACTCTACAGGAGGAAGAATGGTCATGGCCTATTACATGCCTTATAGCCAGTCTGTAGGTGAAGGTCACTGGGCTTAGGATGGAACCGTAAGTCAATTCGATCACCGTTGTCTCGGATGATGTACTTGGCTCCTGGATACTGGCTGTTTCCCCTGCGTACTAATTCCTGAAgtctaggaaggaaagaagtatgAAGTGAGCAAAACACTTCTCCAAAAAACACCCATTCCCACCTTTATCCCAAACCCCAGGTGGATGCCAAACTTATAAACTTTAGTGTCTTCCTGCTTCATTCCAAGCTGTCTCTTCCAGATGAGAAAGGAACAGGTTGGAGAACATGGGCCCCATCTCTCTACCTTGGCCACTATGGACAAGGTTTATGGACTAAAGCACACCTGTCAATGTTGAAGGGTGTGACAATCTCTGCAAAGGTCATGTTGGCAGCAATGGAGCGGGGCACACCAACTTGGTCAATGGATAGGTTAGGGTCAGGGGTGATGACAGTGCGGGCTGAGAAGTCCACTCGCTTGCCCATTAGATTCCCTCGAACCCGTCCTTCCTTGCCCTTCAACCGTTGCTTCAGGGACTTGAGGGGACGGCCAGACTTCTGCATGGCCTATAAGAAAACATAGGAAGGGGCACCCAGGTAGTCAGCACTGGGATTTCCTCCACAGTTCTGCTGCCTCATGCTGGCCCCCACCCTGGCTCCAATCCATAAGGGTAGGAGTGTGCAAACGCACACGGGGTAAGCCGGGCAGTTCGTTGTCCACCATGGTGGCCACATGGAACTGGAGAAGTTTCACGTCTTCTGCGATGACATGGGCAGCTGCACCATTCTGTTCGTTCCGCCGCAGCTGATTGTTGATCTTCACAATGTCAGCCAGTTTGTGAGTCAGATCATCCTGCAGTAAAAAGTCAGCATCATCACAGGCAGGCCACCACCGCAGGAGTGTGCCAAGCATCCAGTCAAACTTCCTTCACTCTACCCTGGAAAACCATGTTACGTGTATCTTTAAAGGTTACACaactatcggggttggggatttagctcagcggtagagtgcttgcctagcaagcgcaaggtcctgggttcgatccccagctcaaaaaaaagaaaaaaaaaaaaaaaaaaaaaaaaaaaaaaaaaaaggttacacAACTATCAAGTGGCAAAATATCTTCAAACTCAGACCAGTCCACCTGACCCTTACACATGCTACATCTAAGTATATCTAAAACATCCTCTAATTGCATGCTCCTTCCCCAGATACCTAGTAAGGATTCATAGAGCAGCTTACCTGGTTTCGAGCAGAACCTTGCATCACCACAGCAGGTCgcacagagagaggaggcacAGGCAACACCGTGACAATCATCCACTCAGGCCGGGCATAGCGAGGCTCCATGCCCAGCACAAAACACTCCTCATCTGAGATGCGTTTGAAGATTTCATGCACTCGTTCTGGACTCAGCAAGatcttcttctcctgagagtCCTCATTAACATGTTTCCATTCAGCATACAACTCCAGGCCAGAGCGCCGGATCCGGGGCTGATAACGCCCACAGCCACCATGGCCCTTCCAAGGAGAGAAGAACCATTAGAACCTAGCACAGGGCTATTCCTACCACACCAGGCAATATACTTCACAGTTCTGTGTGATTTCACCAAATTTTTCTACAGCCACTTTCCCAGTTTTAGCAAGTCCCTGTCACCTTTTCTTTGGTCAGATCCTCATCCCCCTCAGGCTGCTCCACACCAAACTTGTTGTCCATCTCCTCTCCACCTTCACAGATGTTTTTGCCCTTGCAAAGGTCATAGACATGTGTAAGCCGTTTCTTGGGCTGCCCCTTAGATTTGGCCAGGATGTCCTTAATCTTCGGGTTGTTCTGGGGGAAAAAGAGCAGGGTCAATTGGAGCTGTTCCCTCGCCCTGTCCTAGCTAGCAACCACCCTCCCAGACTAGGGACCAATGCCCTACTCACAGAATCTACAAGAAGTTTGGAGCAAAAGAAGCAGACACAGCGCAAAACCTTCATTGTCTTCACCAGGAAGCCCACATGAAACACAGGCTTGGCCAGTTCAATGTGGCCAAAGTGGCCAGGACACTCGGTCATGTTTCCTACGATGGAAAAACATACCAGACATTTTCTTCAAAGTCCCCACTGACTCTAAAGACTAGGGTTCtttgtttctgaaacagggtttttgTGTAGTTAGgtctggctgtcatggaactttctctgtaaccaggctggcttagaactcagaaaTTTGACTCCCTTtacctccaagtgctaggatcaaaggcataaACCACCACCGCTAGGTTAAGAGACCAGGTTTTTAGGTATTCATCCATTCCTGACATTAAAGACCCACAACTATGTCCTTAGGGATTTCTCTAACCCCAGTACTTACCTGCACATGTTTGGCAACGGCCAGTCCGCTCAATCACCCCCTGTCGTGGATCCATTAGTCCCCCAAGTTTGGGGCGACCACCCTCTGTTGTCTCTGGGTATTTGATACCACCTTCTGTCACAGACATCCGCTTCTGCAGAAAAAAGCCAGTACCAACTAAGTAGGATCCCTAGTGTGCAGAGCCGAAGAGTTCTGTAATATGGCCTAAGAAAAACCcaaactgggttggggatttagctcagtggtagagcgcttgcctaggaagcgcaaggccctgggttcaatccccagctccaaaaaaaaaaaaaaaaaaaaaaaaaaaaaaaaaaaaaaaaaaaaaacccaaactactTGTTTAACCAGGTATGAAATGGGAATGTTAGTACAGTTAAAACTCTGGAATACTAGACTCAAGTAACACATCCCAAAAGCATGTTCCAGGCAGCCACTCTGTGCGCATGAGGAGTAG
The genomic region above belongs to Rattus rattus isolate New Zealand chromosome 9, Rrattus_CSIRO_v1, whole genome shotgun sequence and contains:
- the Polr2a gene encoding DNA-directed RNA polymerase II subunit RPB1; translated protein: MHGGGPPSGDSACPLRTIKRVQFGVLSPDELKRMSVTEGGIKYPETTEGGRPKLGGLMDPRQGVIERTGRCQTCAGNMTECPGHFGHIELAKPVFHVGFLVKTMKVLRCVCFFCSKLLVDSNNPKIKDILAKSKGQPKKRLTHVYDLCKGKNICEGGEEMDNKFGVEQPEGDEDLTKEKGHGGCGRYQPRIRRSGLELYAEWKHVNEDSQEKKILLSPERVHEIFKRISDEECFVLGMEPRYARPEWMIVTVLPVPPLSVRPAVVMQGSARNQDDLTHKLADIVKINNQLRRNEQNGAAAHVIAEDVKLLQFHVATMVDNELPGLPRAMQKSGRPLKSLKQRLKGKEGRVRGNLMGKRVDFSARTVITPDPNLSIDQVGVPRSIAANMTFAEIVTPFNIDRLQELVRRGNSQYPGAKYIIRDNGDRIDLRFHPKPSDLHLQTGYKVERHMCDGDIVIFNRQPTLHKMSMMGHRVRILPWSTFRLNLSVTTPYNADFDGDEMNLHLPQSLETRAEIQELAMVPRMIVTPQSNRPVMGIVQDTLTAVRKFTKRDVFLERGEVMNLLMFLSTWDGKVPQPAILKPRPLWTGKQIFSLIIPGHINCIRTHSTHPDDEDSGPYKHISPGDTKVVVENGELIMGILCKKSLGTSAGSLVHISYLEMGHDVTRLFYSNIQTVINNWLLIEGHTIGIGDSIADSKTYQDIQNTIKKAKQDVIEVIEKAHNNELEPTPGNTLRQTFENQVNRILNDARDKTGSSAQKSLSEYNNFKSMVVSGAKGSKINISQVIAVVGQQNVEGKRIPFGFKHRTLPHFIKDDYGPESRGFVENSYLAGLTPTEFFFHAMGGREGLIDTAVKTAETGYIQRRLIKSMESVMVKYDATVRNSINQVVQLRYGEDGLAGESVEFQNLATLKPSNKAFEKKFRFDYTNERALRRTLQEDLVKDVLSNAHIQNELEREFERMREDREVLRVIFPTGDSKVVLPCNLLRMIWNAQKIFHINPRLPSDLHPIKVVEGVKELSKKLVIVNGDDPLSRQAQENATLLFNIHLRSTLCSRRMAEEFRLSGEAFDWLLGEIESKFNQAIAHPGEMVGALAAQSLGEPATQMTLNTFHYAGVSAKNVTLGVPRLKELINISKKPKTPSLTVFLLGQSARDAERAKDILCRLEHTTLRKVTANTAIYYDPNPQSTVVAEDQEWVNVYYEMPDFDVARISPWLLRVELDRKHMTDRKLTMEQIAEKINAGFGDDLNCIFNDDNAEKLVLRIRIMNSDENKMQEEEEVVDKMDDDVFLRCIESNMLTDMTLQGIEQISKVYMHLPQTDNKKKIIITEDGEFKALQEWILETDGVSLMRVLSEKDVDPVRTTSNDIVEIFTVLGIEAVRKALERELYHVISFDGSYVNYRHLALLCDTMTCRGHLMAITRHGVNRQDTGPLMKCSFEETVDVLMEAAAHGESDPMKGVSENIMLGQLAPAGTGCFDLLLDAEKCKYGMEIPTNIPGLGAAGPTGMFFGSAPSPMGGISPAMTPWNQGATPAYGAWSPSVGSGMTPGAAGFSPSAASDASGFSPGYSPAWSPTPGSPGSPGPSSPYIPSPGGAMSPSYSPTSPAYEPRSPGGYTPQSPSYSPTSPSYSPTSPSYSPTSPNYSPTSPSYSPTSPSYSPTSPSYSPTSPSYSPTSPSYSPTSPSYSPTSPSYSPTSPSYSPTSPSYSPTSPSYSPTSPSYSPTSPSYSPTSPSYSPTSPSYSPTSPSYSPTSPNYSPTSPNYTPTSPSYSPTSPSYSPTSPNYTPTSPNYSPTSPSYSPTSPSYSPTSPSYSPSSPRYTPQSPTYTPSSPSYSPSSPSYSPTSPKYTPTSPSYSPSSPEYTPTSPKYSPTSPKYSPTSPKYSPTSPTYSPTTPKYSPTSPTYSPTSPVYTPTSPKYSPTSPTYSPTSPKYSPTSPTYSPTSPKGSTYSPTSPGYSPTSPTYSLTSPAISPEDSDEEN